In a single window of the Podarcis raffonei isolate rPodRaf1 chromosome 14, rPodRaf1.pri, whole genome shotgun sequence genome:
- the KNOP1 gene encoding lysine-rich nucleolar protein 1, which translates to MVRNQAAVIIEENGYYDLQTKVKAKKKKRLVNGEGSDQIDSMKKNASKLKSKGCTNLPIVIESSSDSKLLKETDEMPKKLKRKGTQRFSCNQDGDCETSSKELPIEQQEAPFFISKKHKRDIPDSDGVGDGFPAKKKKKKKKTKLAHCVIQLSGEDEDEPVKHVSKKQKTISQETMFQTLVRNAAGDRDIVKKKKVCCLKEKGIANTVHQLEEELGCKKRALGFQQHLEGTANVSEEESKVMKKKRKKKKRKQPLLTSEDNQENQSCVSIESQPKQKSKTKPSNGKEKTGLISNSERDSKVKKKMKRKTQTKVASDHPALLEDDGDVATNESWSATKRTKNAPKSKKAQDHVVSWEDGRSENDSRQHIKKKKKEDRENRGAKACEEEPSFKKAKIKQEAKEEDEEIKVVAFKKGNCDEIQIDKLRRQALQEEIDRESGKMKTVKEEGESDVHFGQWTTATFENSEQKTKFLRLMGGFKKGPVPVQGPPAHASKLNMALDKSKEQNLQQKLQTEFEKALAWKHHRGIGLGFQPPIQKQVHIDKFASRSIKFED; encoded by the exons ATGGTTAGAAACCAGGCAGCTGTTATAATAGAAGAAAATGGCTATTATGATTTACAAACCAAAGTcaaggcaaagaaaaagaagcGCTTGGTAAATGGAGAGGGTTCAGATCAGATAGATTCAATGAAGAAAAATGCTTCCAAATTGAAGAGCAAAGGTTGTACAAACCTTCCTATTGTTATAGAAAGCAGTTCAGATtcaaaattattaaaagaaactGATGAAATGCCTAAGAAGCTCAAGAGAAAAGGAACACAAAGATTTTCTTGTAATCAAGATGGTGATTGTGAGACTTCTAGTAAAGAGCTGCCAATAGAACAGCAGGAAGCCCCTTTTTTCATTAGTAAGAAACACAAAAGGGATATTCCAGACAGTGATGGAGTGGGTGATGGATTtcctgcaaagaaaaagaagaagaagaaaaaaaccaaacttGCTCACTGTGTAATACAACTTAGTGGAGAAGATGAGGATGAGCCTGTAAAACACgtctccaaaaaacaaaaaaccatttccCAGGAGACAATGTTTCAGACTCTTGTCCGAAATGCTGCAGGTGACAGGGatattgtaaagaaaaaaaaagtttgctgctTAAAAGAAAAAGGTATTGCCAACACTGTACACCAGTTAGAAGAAGAATTAGGTTGCAAGAAGAGAGCTCTTGGTtttcaacagcatctagagggcacagCCAATGTatcagaagaagaaagcaaagtaatgaagaagaagaggaagaaaaagaaaagaaagcaacctCTTCTGACATCAGAGGATAACCAGGAAAATCAGTCTTGTGTTTCTATTGAAagccaaccaaaacaaaaatctAAAACAAAGCCAAGCAATGGCAAGGAGAAAACAGGTCTGATCTCAAACTCTGAACGAGacagcaaagtgaagaagaaaatgaagaggAAAACCCAAACCAAAGTTGCAAGCGATCATCCAGCTCTCTTGGAGGATGATGGAGATGTGGCTACAAATGAGAGCTGGTCAGCAACAAAGAGGACTAAGAACGCCCCCAAATCCAAAAAGGCGCAAGACCATGTAGTGAGCTGGGAAGATGGCAGATCTGAAAATGACAGCAGGCAGCAcatcaagaagaaaaagaaggaggaccGGGAGAACAGAGGTGCCAAAGCCTGTGAAGAAGAGCCCAGTTTCAAGAAAGCAAAGATTAAACAGGAAGCAAAG GAAGaggatgaagaaataaaagtggTGGCATTTAAGAAAGGAAACTGTGACGAAATACAAATAGACAAG TTGAGACGGCAGGCTCTCCAAGAAGAGATTGACAGGGAATCTGGCAAAATGAAGACTGTCAAGGAAGAGGGAGAATCG GATGTCCATTTTGGCCAGTGGACCACAGCAACCTTTGAAAATTCAGAGCAAAAAACCAAGTTCCTCCGGCTGATGGGTGGATTTAAGAAGGGTCCTGTACCAGTCCAAGGTCCTCCAGCACATGCCTCCAAGCTGAACATGGCTTTGGACAAGAGCAAAGAGCAGAACCTGCAGCAGAAGCTACAGACTGAATTTGAGAAGGCGTTAGCTTGGAAGCACCACAGAGGCATCGGCCTTGGATTTCAGCCTCCCATTCAGAAGCAGGTGCACATAGATAAATTTGCATCAAGATCTATAAAATTTGAAGACTGA